A region of Solanum dulcamara chromosome 7, daSolDulc1.2, whole genome shotgun sequence DNA encodes the following proteins:
- the LOC129894199 gene encoding RNA polymerase I termination factor: MVQGDEKEDMLRKLEKKSKKSNKNAATSGLGGESDECDVKRKKNRECGKHSEKSNKDSDGNVVKCVEKKKKKKLKKSCLNEPLDTKTSAPASASEMRDSDKVVETLGEVSGGEAVDEIRRKKKSKKNTKTTNGVEVTKTDIKAKSIKAKSDDCDIKRKKERDHGKRSRKKYSEDSDEVASRIVEGNKSRKLKKSCGDEQEKMHDTEDVQEDIVAEVNEGDISSPIEIEEENRTDNGNIKKRKKVKLGHNSEDPTHEKSEKRVRFSGHVQIFPSLNDPRDEKHNIEEENLLRGKRFSKLEDEIVKKAVHKYIEIHNLGEEGLKKVLNSRSYPEIKGCWKEIGSAIPYRPSTAVYSRAQILFRRSESRKWTEEEYEMVRKFQKENGNNWKALADELGKHRWHVKDTWRRIKLPNLNKGQWTQEEYQTLFDLVNTNLRLKLSEEKKSKHGMLRDNIAWGAISDSLSTRTDATCCLKWYGQLTSPMVAKGEWADADDYRLVDALFELDASCIEDVDWDNLLDHRPGDICRKRWNQMVLHIGQLGNRPFAEQVEVLAKRYRLDLAEVREAWDSKPIVP; the protein is encoded by the coding sequence ATGGTCCAAGGAGATGAGAAGGAGGATATGCTCCGGAAGCTGGAGAAGAAATCCAAGAAAAGCAATAAGAATGCTGCCACCAGTGGTCTTGGAGGAGAGAGTGATGAGTGTGACGTTAAGAGAAAGAAAAACAGAGAATGTGGAAAACATTCTGAAAAATCCAACAAAGACAGTGATGGAAATGTTGTGAAATGTgttgagaaaaagaaaaagaaaaagctgAAGAAAAGCTGCTTGAATGAGCCTTTAGATACCAAAACTAGTGCTCCTGCAAGTGCAAGTGAAATGCGGGACAGTGACAAGGTGGTTGAGACCCTTGGTGAGGTCTCTGGTGGAGAAGCTGTGGACGAGATTAGAAGGAAAAAGAAATCCAAGAAAAACACTAAGACTACCAATGGTGTAGAAGTGACAAAAACTGATATTAAAGCTAAGAGTATTAAAGCTAAGAGTGATGATTGTGACATcaagaggaagaaagaaagagatCATGGAAAGCGTTCTAGGAAGAAGTATAGTGAAGACAGTGATGAGGTTGCTTCGAGAATTGTTGAAGGGAATAAAAGTAGGAAGTTGAAGAAAAGCTGCGGGGATGAGCAGGAGAAAATGCATGATACTGAGGATGTACAGGAAGATATTGTTGCTGAAGTCAATGAAGGTGATATTTCTTCACCTATAGagatagaagaagaaaacagaACAGACAATGGTAatatcaaaaagagaaaaaaggtaaaattagGACACAACTCTGAAGATCCTACACATGAGAAGAGTGAAAAGAGAGTGAGATTTTCTGGTCATGTTCAGATTTTCCCTTCATTGAATGATCCAAGGGATGAGAAGCATAATATTGAGGAAGAAAATTTACTGCGTGGCAAGCGATTCTCAAAGCTAGAAGATGAAATTGTCAAAAAGGCTGTTCATAAATACATAGAGATACATAACTTAGGCGAGGAAGGGCTGAAAAAGGTTTTAAATTCTAGATCTTATCCTGAAATTAAGGGTTGCTGGAAAGAAATAGGGAGTGCTATACCATATAGACCTTCTACTGCAGTTTATTCTCGTGCACAGATCTTGTTTCGAAGGAGTGAATCACGTAAATGGACTGAAGAAGAGTATGAGATGGTACGAAAGTTCCAGAAAGAGAATGGGAACAATTGGAAGGCCTTAGCTGATGAACTTGGAAAACATCGGTGGCATGTGAAGGATACATGGCGAAGGATAAAACTGCCCAATCTGAATAAAGGACAATGGACTCAGGAGGAGTACCAAACTTTGTTTGATTTAGTAAACACCAATCTGAGACTGAAGCTTTCTGAAGAGAAGAAATCTAAGCATGGGATGCTACGAGATAATATTGCTTGGGGTGCAATAAGTGACAGCTTGTCCACGAGAACTGATGCAACCTGCTGCTTGAAATGGTATGGTCAATTAACATCACCCATGGTGGCCAAAGGTGAATGGGCAGATGCTGATGACTATCGCCTAGTTGATGCACTTTTTGAGCTGGACGCAAGCTGCATCGAAGATGTGGACTGGGACAATCTTCTTGACCATAGGCCTGGAGATATATGTCGAAAGAGATGGAACCAAATGGTTCTTCACATAGGTCAACTTGGAAACAGGCCATTTGCTGAACAAGTAGAAGTTCTAGCTAAGAGATACCGTCTGGATTTAGCCGAAGTAAGAGAGGCTTGGGACAGTAAACCAATCGTTCCATGA
- the LOC129895163 gene encoding uncharacterized protein LOC129895163 isoform X2, producing the protein MVLCLITTSSTFYLQPGRSRYLRNCGRYLMKHADITRHKIIPSARVDTVGLEVFVVSDLHTEYAENMAWVKGLPKKGRKKEVLLVAGDVAETYEKFVLTMSLLKASFEHVFFVPGNHDLWLRREKENYIDSLQKLDKMLDACQKLGVETNPSVIDGLAIIPLFSWYHKSFDREKDITGIRIPSLELACKDFRACKWPVGLINGDNSLATHFDAMNDKNQDTVQEMLASCNQIISFSHFIPRLELCPEKRMLFYPNLPKMIGSDFLEARIRYIHGARGNTNACHIFGHTHFCWDVLLDGIRRHWHIQEKGKEG; encoded by the exons ATGGTTCTATGCTTAATTACGACCAGCTCAACTTTCTATCTGCAACCTGGACGTTCGAGATATCTTCGCAATTGTGGGAGATATCTCATGAAGCATGCTGATATTACAAGGCATAAGATTATCCCTTCTGCTAGGGTAGATACAGTTGGTTTGGAGGTTTTTGTAGTTTCAGACTTGCATACAGAATACGCGGAGAACATGGCATGGGTAAAGGGTTTACCAAAAAAAGGGAGGAAAAAGGAAGTTCTTCTCGTTGCAGGTGATGTTGCGGAGACTTATGAGAAGTTTGTGTTAACTATGTCCCTCTTGAAGGCTAGTTTTGAGCATGTGTTCTTTGTGCCCGGAAACCACGACCTCTGGCTCCGTAGGGAGAAAGAGAATTAT ATTGATTCTCTTCAGAAGCTGGATAAAATGCTTGATGCATGTCAAAAGCTTGGAGTGGAAACTAATCCTAGTGTCATTGATGGTTTGGCAATTATTCCTCTATTCTCATGGTACCACAAG AGCTTTGATAGGGAAAAGGACATAACTGGCATCCGCATTCCATCTTTGGAGCTG GCATGTAAGGACTTCCGTGCATGCAAGTGGCCCGTTGGACTTATAAATGGAGATAACTCCCTTGCTACACATTTTGATGCCATGAATGACAAAAATCAGGATACAGTCCAGGAAATGCTGGCAAGCTGCAACCAAATAATTTCATTCTCACACTTTATTCCAAG acTAGAGCTTTGTCCAGAGAAGAGAATGCTTTTCTATCCTAACCTTCCAAAGATGATTGGTTCTGACTTTCTTGAGGCTCGTATAAGATACATACATGGAGCAAGAGGGAACACAAACGCTTGTCATATTTTTGGTCACACTCATTTCTGCTGGGATGTCCTGCTTGAT